From the genome of Geoglobus ahangari, one region includes:
- a CDS encoding translation initiation factor IF-2 subunit beta: MKSYDELLERAYSMLPEKVISRERFEIPRVSVQKEGSRTIVKNFGVIAKTINRSEEHLYKYLVRSLGTAGVVESGRLILQGKFTDKEIQKEIDDYVKTYVLCRECGAPDTEFVREERVLFVKCLACGAKHSVKGL, translated from the coding sequence TGAAGAGTTATGATGAACTCCTTGAAAGGGCTTACAGCATGCTCCCCGAGAAGGTCATCAGCAGGGAGAGGTTCGAAATCCCCAGGGTGAGCGTTCAGAAGGAGGGTAGCAGGACGATAGTGAAGAACTTTGGGGTGATAGCCAAGACGATAAACAGGAGTGAGGAGCACCTCTACAAGTACCTCGTGAGATCTCTGGGCACAGCGGGTGTTGTTGAGTCGGGCAGGCTCATACTTCAGGGCAAGTTCACGGACAAGGAGATTCAGAAGGAGATAGACGACTACGTGAAGACCTACGTGCTCTGCAGGGAGTGTGGGGCTCCAGATACAGAGTTCGTCAGGGAGGAGAGGGTTCTCTTCGTGAAGTGCCTCGCGTGCGGTGCCAAGCACTCCGTAAAGGGTCTATGA
- a CDS encoding RsmB/NOP family class I SAM-dependent RNA methyltransferase, which translates to MLARADGGDVVPTQKLAAEVLQIVEENTISAKEALRRYFLGKNLDYKIRGSVHAYVFEVLKRRNLIDFILQKALGFRNLGSINPFIRNLLRIGVYEMHFKGVHPALATDSAVRIAREVSPKSAGFVNAILRNAENVSVERELEEIRKVSRRRYLALKYFHPEWYIRIAEKTVPDYEKLLEANLRQTIYVRANTIRKSPENVRRLLESQGVVLEETPVEDVFKVVSYEMPPAILEGYDRDFVIQDLASCLVTLALSPEPGETVVDLAAAPGSKTSHIAALMENRGRIIAVDNSRERVERMRARLKRLGVRNVEIRVADGVKFRASADRVLIDAPCSSTGSVRNYPSVKWRYSPQKFQALLRLQRAMLRNAARMADKIVYSTCSITFEENEGNLLKLEDTFSVDRLKLGMGLGGLRRYKGKEFRHADRVVRLYPHIHDTAGFFISRLSVL; encoded by the coding sequence ATGCTGGCACGCGCAGATGGTGGTGATGTAGTACCCACCCAGAAGCTGGCCGCCGAGGTTCTTCAGATAGTTGAGGAGAACACGATCTCGGCCAAAGAGGCTTTGAGGAGGTACTTTCTTGGGAAGAATCTTGACTACAAGATAAGGGGAAGCGTCCACGCCTACGTTTTTGAGGTTCTCAAGCGGAGGAACCTGATTGACTTCATACTTCAGAAGGCTCTCGGTTTCAGGAACCTCGGCTCCATAAACCCGTTCATCCGGAACCTGCTGAGGATTGGCGTCTACGAGATGCACTTTAAGGGCGTTCACCCCGCCCTCGCGACTGACAGCGCGGTGAGGATAGCGAGGGAGGTCAGCCCTAAGTCGGCAGGCTTCGTCAACGCGATTCTGAGGAATGCTGAGAACGTGAGCGTTGAGAGGGAGCTTGAGGAGATAAGGAAGGTCAGCAGGAGGAGGTACCTCGCCCTGAAATACTTCCACCCCGAGTGGTACATCAGGATCGCCGAGAAAACGGTGCCGGACTACGAGAAGCTCCTCGAGGCGAACCTAAGGCAGACTATATACGTGAGGGCAAACACGATTCGGAAGTCCCCTGAGAACGTGAGGAGGCTCCTGGAGAGTCAGGGTGTGGTGCTCGAGGAAACGCCTGTTGAGGATGTTTTCAAAGTTGTGAGCTATGAGATGCCACCTGCAATCCTCGAGGGCTACGACAGGGACTTCGTGATACAGGATCTCGCGTCGTGCCTCGTAACCCTTGCCCTCTCCCCAGAGCCGGGGGAAACCGTTGTCGACCTCGCAGCCGCTCCGGGCTCAAAGACAAGCCACATCGCTGCGCTGATGGAGAACAGGGGGAGAATTATCGCGGTGGACAACTCGAGGGAGAGGGTGGAGAGGATGAGGGCGAGGCTGAAGAGGCTCGGGGTGAGGAACGTGGAGATCAGGGTTGCAGACGGCGTGAAGTTCAGGGCGTCAGCGGACAGGGTTCTTATAGACGCACCCTGCTCCTCGACAGGCTCGGTGAGGAACTACCCGTCGGTGAAGTGGAGGTACTCGCCACAGAAGTTTCAGGCCCTGCTAAGGCTTCAGAGGGCGATGCTGCGGAATGCGGCGAGAATGGCTGATAAGATCGTTTACTCCACATGCAGCATAACGTTTGAGGAGAACGAGGGCAACCTGCTCAAGCTGGAGGACACGTTCAGCGTGGATAGACTGAAGCTCGGCATGGGCCTTGGGGGGCTCAGGAGGTACAAGGGGAAGGAGTTCAGACACGCCGACAGGGTCGTGAGACTTTACCCGCACATTCACGACACCGCCGGGTTCTTTATCTCCAGGCTGTCAGTCCTCTGA
- a CDS encoding DUF424 domain-containing protein — protein MTFRMKVYRVKGEVMVAVCDEELIGRDFREGELKIEIREEFYGTESVGEEEVKRALRQATIANISGERAVKLAISIGIVDEKRVLKIGECWHAQMVVM, from the coding sequence ATGACCTTCAGGATGAAGGTGTACAGGGTAAAAGGAGAAGTGATGGTTGCCGTCTGCGATGAGGAGCTTATAGGGAGAGATTTCAGGGAAGGGGAGCTTAAGATAGAGATCAGGGAGGAGTTCTACGGAACCGAGAGCGTAGGGGAGGAAGAAGTTAAGAGGGCACTGAGGCAGGCGACGATAGCCAACATCTCCGGCGAGAGGGCGGTGAAGCTCGCAATAAGCATCGGGATTGTGGACGAAAAAAGGGTTCTGAAGATCGGAGAATGCTGGCACGCGCAGATGGTGGTGATGTAG
- a CDS encoding pyridoxamine 5'-phosphate oxidase family protein, which produces MLPQEVRELLNTNYFGYLCTRGEYPHITPIFFTYDQRSSIHFMSEFKSKKVRNILRDSRVALVVDVRDESDPFNNEGVLISGFAKIYLPGESVMEDYDIVYTTYELFKSKYSKFVEFEEKGDVVVEIRIKRVSYWKGTRFKSFRVSED; this is translated from the coding sequence ATGCTCCCTCAGGAGGTAAGAGAGCTTCTGAACACGAACTACTTCGGATATCTCTGCACGAGGGGAGAGTACCCCCACATAACGCCCATATTCTTCACATACGACCAGAGGAGCTCGATACACTTCATGTCAGAGTTCAAGTCCAAGAAGGTGAGAAACATACTGAGGGACAGCAGGGTTGCGCTTGTCGTTGATGTCAGAGACGAGAGTGACCCGTTCAACAACGAGGGTGTGCTCATCAGCGGCTTTGCCAAGATATACCTGCCCGGAGAGAGTGTTATGGAGGACTACGACATAGTCTACACAACATACGAGCTCTTCAAGTCCAAGTACTCCAAGTTCGTTGAGTTTGAGGAGAAGGGGGATGTTGTTGTCGAGATTCGCATAAAGAGGGTGAGCTACTGGAAGGGGACGAGGTTCAAGTCCTTCAGGGTGTCAGAGGACTGA